Proteins encoded together in one Felis catus isolate Fca126 chromosome B3, F.catus_Fca126_mat1.0, whole genome shotgun sequence window:
- the MEF2A gene encoding myocyte-specific enhancer factor 2A isoform X7, with protein sequence MALTQSEEGRTGALGSTLKTLLNTQRISSSQATQPLATPVVSVTTPSLPPQGLVYSAMPTAYNTDYSLTSADLSALQGFNSPGMLSLGQVSAWQQHHLGQAALSSLVAGGQLSQGSNLSINTNQNINIKSEPISPPRDRMTPSGFQQQQQPQPQPPQPPQPRQEMGRSPVDSLSSSSSSYDGSDREDPRGDFHSPIVLGRPPNSEDRESPSVKRMRMDAWVT encoded by the exons AATACCCAGAGGATAAGCAGTTCTCAAGCCACTCAACCTCTAGCTACCCCAGTCGTGTCTGTGACCACCCCAAGCTTGCCTCCACAGGGACTGGTGTACTCAGCCATGCCGACCGCCTACAACACTG aTTACTCACTGACTAGTGCGGACCTGTCGGCCCTGCAGGGCTTCAACTCGCCGGGAATGCTGTCTCTGGGACAGGTGTCGGCCTGGCAGCAACACCATTTAGGACAAGCAGCCCTCAGCTCTCTGGT tgcTGGAGGGCAGTTATCTCAGGGTTCGAATTTATCCATTAATACCAACCAAAACATCAACATTAAGTCAGAACCAATTTCACCTCCCCGGGATCGAATGACCCCGTCAGgcttccagcagcagcagcagccgcagccgcagcccccccagcccccccagccCCGGCAGGAAATGGGGCGCTCCCCCGTGGACAGTCTGAGCAGCTCGAGCAGCTCCTACGACGGTAGTGACCGGGAGGATCCGCGGGGCGACTTCCACTCTCCCATTGTGCTTGGCCGACCCCCGAACAGTGAAGACAGAGAAAGCCCTTCTGTAAAGCGAATGAGGATGGACGCGTGGGTGACCTAA